A genomic region of Mesobacillus jeotgali contains the following coding sequences:
- the recG gene encoding ATP-dependent DNA helicase RecG, translating into MNEQLKQPVTAVKGIGNEMADTLADMQIRTVGDLLEYFPYRYEDYRLKDLAEVKHEERVTVEGKVHSEPSVVYYGRKKNRLTVRLLVGRYLIIATFFNQPYLKQKINVGETITVTGKWDQHRQTITATQMTVGEQAKSQDFEPVYAVKGKMTVKTIRRLIKQAFSQYGYEIGEILPSELLQKYKLINRRDALRIMHFPSGSDEMKQARRRFVYEEFLLFQLKMQSLRKLEREQSPGIAISYELDNLMAFITGLPFPLTGAQKRVVNEILGDMKSPYRMNRLLQGDVGSGKTVVAAIALYAAKSAGYQGALMVPTEILAEQHSQSLTQLLEPFGITVALLTSSVKGKRRREMLEQLKLGEIDVLIGTHALIQDEVDFQNLGLVITDEQHRFGVEQRRVLREKGENPDVLFMTATPIPRTLAITVFGEMDVSVIDEMPAGRKTIETYWAKHEMLERVLAFMEKELAKGRQAYVICPLIEESDKLDVQNAIDVHSTLSFYFKERYKVGLMHGRLHSDEKDQVMKAFSENEVQVLVSTTVVEVGVNVPNATVMLIYDAERFGLAQLHQLRGRVGRGSDQSYCILLADPKSEVGKERMKIMSETNDGFVLSEKDLELRGPGDFFGKKQSGLPEFKVADMVHDYRALETARNDATLLVQSEAFWHGEKYRLLREYLAETGALANEKLD; encoded by the coding sequence GTGAATGAACAACTAAAACAACCTGTAACAGCAGTAAAAGGGATCGGTAATGAAATGGCGGATACTCTGGCAGATATGCAGATCAGGACTGTCGGTGACTTGCTTGAATACTTCCCGTACCGATATGAGGATTATCGCCTGAAGGACCTGGCAGAAGTCAAGCATGAAGAAAGAGTCACGGTTGAGGGGAAAGTTCACAGTGAACCTTCTGTAGTATATTATGGTCGTAAAAAAAACCGCCTTACAGTCAGGCTGCTTGTAGGCCGGTACTTAATCATTGCCACTTTCTTTAACCAGCCGTATTTAAAACAAAAAATAAATGTTGGAGAAACAATCACTGTTACCGGGAAATGGGATCAGCACAGGCAGACAATAACCGCTACTCAAATGACGGTGGGAGAGCAAGCGAAAAGTCAGGATTTTGAACCTGTGTATGCTGTGAAAGGGAAAATGACTGTGAAAACGATCAGGAGGCTGATCAAGCAAGCATTTTCGCAATACGGCTATGAAATAGGTGAAATACTTCCGTCAGAGCTACTGCAGAAATATAAGTTAATTAATCGAAGAGATGCATTAAGAATCATGCATTTCCCATCAGGGTCTGATGAGATGAAGCAGGCGAGAAGAAGATTTGTTTACGAGGAGTTTCTCTTATTCCAGCTTAAAATGCAGTCATTGAGGAAGCTGGAACGTGAACAAAGTCCGGGAATTGCCATTTCATATGAATTGGATAACCTAATGGCGTTCATCACAGGGCTGCCTTTTCCATTAACAGGGGCACAAAAGCGAGTGGTAAATGAAATTCTTGGTGACATGAAATCCCCTTACCGAATGAATCGTCTCCTTCAGGGGGATGTGGGCTCAGGTAAAACAGTAGTTGCTGCGATAGCTCTCTATGCAGCAAAGTCCGCTGGTTATCAAGGTGCATTGATGGTCCCGACCGAAATCCTGGCTGAACAGCACTCGCAGTCACTGACACAGTTACTTGAGCCGTTTGGAATAACAGTTGCTTTGCTGACCAGCTCTGTTAAAGGCAAGCGAAGAAGAGAGATGCTCGAACAGCTAAAACTTGGTGAAATTGACGTATTGATTGGAACGCATGCTTTGATTCAGGATGAAGTGGATTTTCAAAACCTTGGTCTCGTCATTACGGACGAACAACACCGTTTTGGCGTTGAACAAAGACGGGTTCTTCGGGAAAAAGGGGAAAACCCTGATGTTCTGTTCATGACTGCGACTCCAATACCAAGAACTTTGGCAATTACCGTATTCGGCGAAATGGATGTCTCTGTGATCGACGAAATGCCAGCTGGCCGTAAAACGATCGAAACATATTGGGCCAAACATGAAATGCTTGAGCGAGTACTTGCCTTCATGGAAAAAGAGCTCGCAAAAGGAAGACAGGCCTATGTGATTTGTCCTCTTATTGAGGAGTCTGATAAGCTGGATGTCCAGAATGCAATCGATGTCCATAGCACATTGAGTTTTTATTTTAAAGAGCGTTACAAGGTCGGTCTTATGCACGGACGCCTTCATTCGGATGAGAAAGACCAGGTCATGAAGGCTTTTAGTGAAAATGAGGTGCAAGTCCTCGTTTCGACTACAGTTGTCGAGGTAGGAGTCAATGTCCCGAATGCGACTGTCATGCTCATTTATGATGCTGAGAGATTTGGTCTCGCACAGCTTCATCAATTAAGAGGCAGGGTCGGCCGTGGCAGTGACCAATCGTACTGTATATTGCTTGCAGATCCTAAAAGCGAAGTCGGAAAAGAGCGAATGAAAATAATGTCCGAAACGAATGATGGGTTTGTTCTTAGTGAAAAGGATTTAGAGCTGCGGGGTCCAGGCGATTTCTTTGGCAAAAAACAAAGCGGCCTGCCGGAATTCAAGGTAGCAGATATGGTCCATGATTATCGTGCGTTAGAAACAGCAAGGAATGACGCGACCTTGCTGGTCCAGTCAGAAGCTTTTTGGCATGGTGAAAAATATAGATTATTGCGGGAGTATCTAGCGGAAACGGGTGCTCTTGCCAATGAGAAACTGGATTGA
- the fapR gene encoding transcription factor FapR, whose translation MKRNKRERQSMLTETIKENPFITDEELAEKFTVSIQTIRLDRLELSIPELRERIKNVAEKRFEDEVRSLPLEEVIGEIIDIELDQSAISILDIKSEHVFRRNKIARGHHLFAQANSLAVAVINDELALTAKANIQFTRSVKEGERVIAKARVEKIDDDNGRTHVEVKSYVNNELVFKGEFEMYRSKNEK comes from the coding sequence ATGAAACGCAACAAAAGAGAACGACAGTCAATGTTGACTGAGACGATAAAAGAAAATCCTTTTATAACCGATGAGGAACTGGCTGAAAAATTTACTGTCAGTATCCAGACAATAAGGCTGGATAGACTAGAATTATCTATTCCAGAACTTAGGGAAAGAATAAAGAACGTGGCAGAAAAACGTTTTGAAGATGAAGTCCGTTCATTGCCGCTTGAAGAAGTAATTGGAGAAATCATTGATATCGAACTTGACCAAAGTGCTATATCAATACTTGATATAAAAAGTGAACATGTATTTAGACGAAATAAAATCGCCAGGGGGCACCATTTGTTTGCGCAGGCGAATTCACTGGCGGTAGCAGTCATAAATGATGAATTGGCATTGACGGCTAAAGCGAATATCCAATTCACAAGATCGGTAAAAGAAGGTGAACGGGTAATAGCCAAAGCCAGAGTCGAAAAAATCGATGATGACAATGGCCGGACCCATGTAGAAGTGAAGAGTTATGTGAACAATGAGCTTGTTTTTAAAGGTGAATTTGAAATGTACCGTTCAAAAAATGAAAAGTAA
- the plsX gene encoding phosphate acyltransferase PlsX: MRLAVDAMGGDNAPKEIVLGAMKAVEKYNDIHIVLIGDESKIKEHLTNEERIEIHHTEEVILGTDEPVRAVRRKKTASMVLAAQLVADGKADACISAGNTGALMAAGLFVVGRIEGIERPALAPTLPTIGGEGFLLLDVGANADAKPEHLVQYAIMGSIYSEKARGITNPRVGLLNIGTEEKKGNELVRNTYELLKDADINFIGNVESRDLLDGVADVVVADGFTGNMVLKTIEGTAMSVFKMLKSALTSSFKSKMAAAVLKPDLKVLKNKMDYTEYGGAGLFGLKAPVIKAHGSSDANAVFNSIRQAREMVEKDVSGTIKTAVEK, translated from the coding sequence ATGAGGCTAGCAGTAGATGCGATGGGCGGAGACAATGCACCAAAAGAAATCGTCCTCGGAGCAATGAAAGCAGTAGAAAAATATAATGACATACATATCGTGCTTATCGGCGACGAGAGTAAAATCAAAGAGCATCTGACGAATGAAGAGCGGATTGAAATTCATCATACAGAAGAAGTAATCCTCGGGACAGATGAACCTGTCAGAGCAGTGCGCCGAAAGAAAACAGCTTCAATGGTCCTTGCAGCCCAGCTAGTTGCAGACGGAAAAGCAGATGCCTGCATTTCTGCCGGAAATACGGGAGCATTGATGGCTGCTGGTTTGTTCGTGGTTGGAAGAATAGAAGGGATCGAAAGGCCGGCCCTTGCGCCTACTCTCCCTACAATTGGCGGAGAAGGCTTCCTGCTTCTTGATGTAGGAGCTAATGCTGATGCTAAGCCTGAACATCTCGTCCAATATGCGATTATGGGATCGATTTACAGCGAGAAGGCAAGAGGAATCACAAATCCGCGTGTTGGCTTGTTGAACATTGGCACAGAAGAAAAGAAGGGCAATGAGCTTGTACGTAACACGTATGAATTATTGAAGGATGCAGACATCAACTTCATAGGTAATGTGGAATCAAGGGATTTGCTGGATGGAGTCGCTGATGTTGTGGTGGCAGATGGATTTACTGGAAATATGGTCCTGAAGACGATTGAAGGTACTGCAATGTCGGTGTTTAAAATGCTTAAATCAGCTTTGACTTCCAGTTTTAAAAGCAAGATGGCTGCGGCTGTTCTAAAGCCGGATCTGAAAGTGCTCAAAAATAAGATGGATTACACAGAATATGGCGGGGCTGGTCTTTTCGGCCTTAAGGCACCTGTAATCAAAGCTCATGGATCATCTGATGCAAATGCGGTGTTTAATTCAATCCGTCAGGCGAGAGAAATGGTAGAGAAGGATGTTTCCGGAACGATCAAAACTGCCGTGGAAAAATGA